The window TCTTCTTACATAGAACCCATTACCAATATTATCGATATAAAAACATTTTTCATCTACTAGAAATTTAAATTTCCATTAATTCTTCTTCTTTTTTCTTAAGAAGAAGATCTAATTTTTTAATACAAATATTAGTTAATTTTTGAATTATATCTTGCAAACGATAATCTTTGTCTTCATCGATAATTTTATTTTTTAATAAATTTTTAATTTTTACGTTAGCATCACGTCGTACATTACGTATTGAAACTTTGCACTGTTCTGCTTCTAAGTGAACTGATTTAATCAAATCACGTCTGCGTTCTTCAGTAAGTGGTGGAATCGGTACTCTAATGAGTATACCTGTAGAAGAAGGATTCAGTCCTAGATTAGAAGTGATAATAGCTTTTTCTACTGTTGGTACTAAAGTACGATCAAATACTGTGATAGATAAAGTATGAGAATCTTCTGTAAGAATATTAGATAACTGACGCAATGGCATCATTTTACCGTAATATTCAATTTTAATATTCTCAAGTAAACTTGGAGAAGCACGGCCAGTACGTATCTTACTGATATGGTTTTTAAAAGCATCGACACATTTTTCCATGCGAATTTCAGCATCTTTACAGATTTCATTAATCACGTTATTAACCTTTACCTTTGAATATTTAATTACACTGTTGATATATTTTTAAAACTTTTTAAAAAATTTATTTTTAACTAAATAGAATACATTTCTAAATATTATTATTTTTGATAGTTAAATGGAATTTTTGGGTTAATACCTTCACCCACTTCAAAACGTATAAAGTTATTAATTTGAATACCAGATTCACATAAAAATTTACCAACAGTTTTGCTATGATCCATTACGAATAGCTGCTCATTTAAGCAAATTTCTTCAAAAAACTTACGCATACGACCTTCAATAATTTTTTGGGTAATATCTGGTGATATTTTTCCTGATTGTCTTATAATGTCTCGTTGAATTGTCTTTTCATGAGATACGATATCAGATGGTATATCTTTAACGTTTATATATTCTGGTTTGCTAGCAGCAATATGCATGGCAACGTGTTTCATCACTAAAGTAACATCGTTAGTAGAAACTAGATCTGTATTGATAACGGAAACTATAACACCAATATGTGTATTGTGTAGGTAAGAGACAAGTGTATCTCCTTCTAAAATACCCATGCGGCGGATGTTAATATTTTCACCAACTTTAACTATTAACTCAGTTCGCTTATTTTCAACTTGCTTTTTTAAAGTATCAATATCCATGATGCGCTCATTTATTGCTAAATTAATAACTACGTCACAAAAAGCTTGAAAATAAAAATTTTTAGCAACAAAATCTGTTTCACAGTTTATCTCTATAATAACACCATACTTGAGATTAGGAGTAATTTTAGTAAGAATGCTACCTTTAGTAGCCACGCTTCCCGCTTTTTTAGCAGCTTTAACTTTTCCTAATTTACGCATGTTATCGATGGCTAGTTCAATATTTCCCTGAGATTCCACTAAAGCTTTTTTACATTCCAGAAGGCTTATGCCAGTACGCTCACGTATTTCTTTTATCATAGCAGCAGTAATCTTATTAACCATTATTTGTTCTCATTATTTTTTAGAAGTAAAGTTCAGTACAATAAGTAATCAACTGAAAGAAAGATCATCTAACCAACATAGAATAAAATTATTTGATGAAAAATTTTTGGTATGAATTATTATACCAAATTTTATCCAGTACGTTCGATTCCTAGATCTGGAGAAGAATCCTTATTATAGATTGTAGTTGTTACTGTAGTTAAATATAATTTAATAGCACGTGTAGCGTCATCATTGCCAGGAATAATAAAATCCACGCACTTAGGATCCGAGTTAGTGTCAACAATAGCAAAAACAGGAATTCCCAGATTATTAGCTTCTTTAATAGCAATTTGTTCGTGTTTAGCATCTATAACAAATAGTGCATCCGGTAACCCACCCATATTTTTTATACCATCTAGACTCTTTTCCAGTTTCTTTTTTTCAAGAGTACGTATCAACGCCTCTTTTTTAGTTATTTTTTCGAAAGTACCATCTGTAGATTGTATTTCTAATTCTTTTAAACGTTTTATTGATTGCCGAACAGTTTTCCAATTAGTTAACATTCCACCTAACCAACGATAATTTACGAAGAATTGATTACAGCTATTAGCTGCTTCTTTTATTTCTTCACTTGCGGCGCGTTTAGTGCCCACAAATAAAATTTTACCTTTACGCGAAGCTATTTTTTTTAGCTCAGCTAGAGCTTCGTTAAACATTATTAATGTTTTTTCTAAATTGATAATATGAATTTTATTACGAATGCCGAATATGAAAGGTTTCATTTTAGGGTTCCAATAACGAGTTTGGTGACCAAAATGAACACCGGATTGAAATAATATACGCATAGAAATAATTGTCATGATGATGAACCTCTATAAGAAGTTTGGATACGATCTACTCTAACTGTAGCACCCCAACACATGTGTCAATACGTGTGTATTAATAGCATTATTGATGCAAACATTTATCTATGTATGATGCTATTTAATTAAAAATGA of the Candidatus Mikella endobia genome contains:
- the frr gene encoding ribosome recycling factor; protein product: MINEICKDAEIRMEKCVDAFKNHISKIRTGRASPSLLENIKIEYYGKMMPLRQLSNILTEDSHTLSITVFDRTLVPTVEKAIITSNLGLNPSSTGILIRVPIPPLTEERRRDLIKSVHLEAEQCKVSIRNVRRDANVKIKNLLKNKIIDEDKDYRLQDIIQKLTNICIKKLDLLLKKKEEELMEI
- the tsf gene encoding translation elongation factor Ts gives rise to the protein MVNKITAAMIKEIRERTGISLLECKKALVESQGNIELAIDNMRKLGKVKAAKKAGSVATKGSILTKITPNLKYGVIIEINCETDFVAKNFYFQAFCDVVINLAINERIMDIDTLKKQVENKRTELIVKVGENINIRRMGILEGDTLVSYLHNTHIGVIVSVINTDLVSTNDVTLVMKHVAMHIAASKPEYINVKDIPSDIVSHEKTIQRDIIRQSGKISPDITQKIIEGRMRKFFEEICLNEQLFVMDHSKTVGKFLCESGIQINNFIRFEVGEGINPKIPFNYQK
- the rpsB gene encoding 30S ribosomal protein S2 — translated: MTIISMRILFQSGVHFGHQTRYWNPKMKPFIFGIRNKIHIINLEKTLIMFNEALAELKKIASRKGKILFVGTKRAASEEIKEAANSCNQFFVNYRWLGGMLTNWKTVRQSIKRLKELEIQSTDGTFEKITKKEALIRTLEKKKLEKSLDGIKNMGGLPDALFVIDAKHEQIAIKEANNLGIPVFAIVDTNSDPKCVDFIIPGNDDATRAIKLYLTTVTTTIYNKDSSPDLGIERTG